The Pan troglodytes isolate AG18354 chromosome 19, NHGRI_mPanTro3-v2.0_pri, whole genome shotgun sequence region CTCTACGCACCCATGGTGGCTGGCGCGCTGGCCCGCTGTGAGCATAGTCTTGGGCCTTTGACCTCCCTCTGtccccacctctgcccaagcCCAGTCAGTCCCAGCTCCCAGCCCCAACCTCTGCCAGCCTGGGGATGGGGGGGTGTTCTAGGTCCCCAGACCTGGGACAGCAGGTAGGTGATGCCATGTAAGACCTGTGACCTCACCTCTCCCCATTGTCACCCCCAATCCCCACACAGTGGGCACCGTGACTGTGATCAGCCCCCTGGAGCTTATGCGGACAAAGCTGCAGGCTCAGCATGTGTCGTACCGGGAGCTGGGTGCCTGTGTTCGAACTGCAGTGGCTCAGGGTGGCTGGCGCTCACTGTGGCTGGGCTGGGGCCCCACTGCCCTTCGAGATGTGCCCTTCTCAGGTAGGCACCCAAGCTGCAGGGGGTGGGTGAGGGAACCCTGGGGTGATGCACAAAGGGTCTACAGCCAAGTCCCAGCTTTGTGACTAGTGACCATGAAGTTACTTAGCTTTTCTGAGCCATGGgtttctcatctgtgaagtgggccTAGCAGGTAGAGTATTTGCCCAGGCGGTCAGGAGATTAATTCCTACAGAGTGCCTGCTTCTGAGCCTGCATGTAGCAGACAAGACTCACAGCTGGGAGGGAGTGGTGGCAGTGAAAGGTGGACGGTCTGGGGCCACTTCCTTGCCCTTCCCGTCTCTAATCAGTGCATCCCTCACCCCAAGCCCTGTACTGGTTCAACTATGAGCTGGTGAAGAGCTGGCTCAATGGGCTCAGGCCGAAGGACCAGACTTCTGTGGGCATGAGCTTTGTGGCTGGTGGCATCTCAGGGACGGTGAGTGGACTGGGCTGGAGGTGAGGCCAGCGGAGGTCTCCCTGCAGGGGGCCTGAGGATTTTTGGAGATGCCCAGAAGCAGACCCCATGAGGCCTTTGTCCCTCCCAGCCGCAAGAGCCATCTGGGAGGTAGGGCTGGGGGTCCAGGAAGTGGAGCTGAGCCCTCTTCCCGCCCACCCCACCAGGTGGCTGCAGTGCTGACTCTACCCTTTGACGTGGTAAAGACCCAACGCCAGGTCGCTCTGGGAGCAATGGAGGCTGTGAGAGGTGAGGGCCCAGATTGCCGTGGCAGGGGACAGGTGGGGTCCTGAATGGGGTCTCACTGAGCCGGCCTCGCGTTTGCAGTGAACCCCCTGCATGTGGACTCCACCTGGCTGCTGCTGCAGAGGATCCGGGCCGAGTCGGGCACCAAGGGACTCTTTGCAGGTCAGTGTGTGGGTGTCAGGGGTGGGGGCATGGCGGACCTGCGACCTGACCCCTGACCCGGGCCTCCTTTCCACTGCAGGCTTCCTTCCTCGGATCATCAAGGCTGCCCCCTCCTGTGCCATCATGATCAGCACCTATGAGTTCGGCAAAAGCTTCTTCCAGAGGCTGAACCAGGACCGGCTTCTGGGCGGCTGAAAGGGGCAAGGAGGCAAGGACCCCGTCTCTCCCACGGAtggggagagggcaggaggaGACCCAGCCAAGTGCCTTTTCCTCAGCACTGAGGGAGGGGGCTTGTTTCCCTTCCCTCCCGGCGACAAGCTCCAGGGCAGGGCTGTCCCTCTGGGCGGCCCAGCACTTCCTCAGACACAACTTCTTCCTGCTGCTCCAGTCGTGGGGATCATCACTTACCCACCCCCCAAGTTCAAGACCAAATCTTCCAGCTGCCCCCTTCGTGTTTCCCTGTGTTTGCTGTAGCTGGGCATGTCTCCAGGAACCAAGAAGCCCTCAGCCTGGTGTAGTCTCCCTGACCCTTGTTAATTCCTTAAGTCTAAAGATGATGAACTTCTGCCTGGTGCCTGTCCCTCTGGGGCCTGGGGTGGCTGGGAAGGAGGCTTGGGAGGGACCCTGGTGCTGGTTTGGCTGCCCAGAGTGGCACCTATGAAGAGGACCTCTCCAGTTTGGCGAGAGTCGGGGTGAGGACCTAGAGTGTGAGGGACCACAAGTAGACATCCTGGTGGTGAAGTCCCTTTGGGGACCTCCCCCCCATGTTAGGGTTAGAATTGGGGGTggtaggggctgggcacggtggctcacgcctgtaatcccagcactttgggaggctgaggcaggcggatcacaagggcaggagattgagaccatcctggccaacacggtgaaacctcgtctctactaagaatacaaaaattagctgggcatgctggtgggcgcctgtagtcccagctactcgggaggctgaggcaggagaatcccttgaacctgggaagcggagtttgcagtgagctgaaatagtgccactgcactccagcctggcaacagagcgaggctctatctcaaaaaaaaaaagaatgggggaTGGTAACACCTCTCCTTAAGGGCACACTTAAGCGACAGCAGAGGAGTGAGGGTTGCTTAACTGCCAGGCTCTGGCCTAACAGAGGGGTCTGCAACTTTGGGCCAAAGCACCATTGCTGAGGCCAGCACAGGGCACTGGCCCTACAGGGTGTGCCTCCATCCTGCCCCTGGCGTGCTCGGCCGCCTCAGCCTGGTTTTGAGCAAGTTCTTAAAGGCTGTTGGGTTGGGGGGCAGTTGCATGTCTTGGGCCTGCCCTAGGCAGACCTAATATTTTGGACACAGAAGCTACCCCCTCCCTGAGTGCTGGCCTGCCTGTCCCCACAGGGCACATGCTAGTGCTGCCTGACCTTGGTCTCGGGTCAGGCACTGACTCCACTTCCTTCAGACCTCAGGACGgggcccttccccagccccccacaTAGAAAGGCTGCCCTCAGTCCTCTGGTTTTTATTTGCCTGATCCCCCACAGAGCTCTCTTGCCctgggggctgaggaaggagtgACTCCAGGCCATACACAGACAGATGGAGAGGCTAGagactgggaggtgggggtgtggaAGCTGGGCCACCAGGTCCTGAGGGGGCAGGGGAGATGAGTGAAGGAGCGCCAAGGTCACCAGAAGAATGGAGCAGGCTTCCCCAGGGGCTCCCTGTGGCTTGGGcacccctgcctcctggcccAGCGTGCTTTCTTCCGCAGCCCGTGCTGCCAAGGCAGAAAGCTAAGGTGAGCAGACGAGATCTTCCCCGAGAGAACCCTGGCTGGGTGGGTAGCGTTCTCTGGAAGGGTAGCCTGGATTGGGGGACTCTTGTTGAAGAAAGGTGGCAGGTGTCCATGGCCCCTGGCAGGTGGGGCTGGCACTGCCCATGCTGTTCCTCAGCTGGGGCTCAGTGCTGGGCTGCCCTCGGGACTGTCGCTCACCAGGCACTCGTTGGATTTGAAGCTCGCCAGGGACTTGCAGCTGGGAATGGAGGCCAGGGAGCCGCAGAGGCCCAGCATGGAGGGCGTGGGGTCCTTCCCTGGGGAGAGAGGGCGGGTGAGGCCAAGCGACCAGTCTACATGTGTGGGAGTTGGTAGAGGGGTGGGCAGTGAAGGGGCAGCCCTCAAGTCACCCCCCAGGAGACCTTGGCATATTCCACAGCATTTGCCATTTTCAGTTAAACTTTGGTTAAGCACCTGCCTGTGCCAGGCACGGTGCTGGGGACACTGTATTGTAATCGTCAGTTGATGTCTCTGTCTCCCCCTGAGGGTCATCCTCTCTCTTTGtccatttattaaatacacaGTGAGCACTCGCTCTGTTCCAAGCACTGGGGATACAGAGAACGGACAAGACacggtccctgccctcatggagctcacagtctggtgggggagacagacacacagacaatcACAAACACAGTGTGATGGGGCTACATGGCCACAGCCTGCCTTGTCTCAAAGAAGATCTAGGGTCATCCAATACAGTGTGGTtgcttataaaaaagaaaagacaggatATTCAGGCATAGGGAGAACTAGGATGGGAAAAACCAAGGTGAAGCCAGGGATGAGGTCAACACAAAGTGCATGCGTTGAAGTCCTGGGCATTCGCTCGAAGGGAGCCACTAATttggctctgagcttcctggcagccaaaGAGAAGGGGGAAACAATGGTCAGGCAAGTAGTTCACAGTGTGCATGAGATAAGAGCAAATTAGTCTAAGGAGTTCCCCGAGAGTTTGTGAGCCCCCGAGGATGTCATGACACTAAAAAGCCACTGAGCCCTCACCATATGACAACATTGGTGATTATCAACATCCCCATTTACAAAGAATAGACTCATGGAGGTAAAGTGATTGACCAAGCTCACATGGTCAGAGGAGGCACAGCCAGATTTATGCTGGGTTCTGCATATGCTGGGTTCTGCCACCTCAAAGTAAGCTCTCGATTGCTGTGCTAAACCCTCAAGAAAGGCTgagagaggccgggcacagtggctcacgcctgtaatcccagcactttgggaggccaaggcgggtgaatcacttgaggtcaggagttcgagaccagcctggcgaaactccgtctctactaaaaatacacaaattagctgcgcgtggtggcgggtgcttttaatcccagctactcgggaggctgaggcaagggaatcccttgaacccgggaggcagaggttgcaacgagctgagattgtgccactgcactccaacttggatgacagagtgagacgccgtctcaaaaaaaaaaaaaaaaagactgagagaaTGAATGAGGACCTGCCTTGAGGCCTCAGGGCCTTGCCTCAGCCCTTTCTGGAGGGGTACTGGGTGTTGGGTTGGGGTAGCTCACCGATGGGACCCCAGGGCTCCTCGTCCCGCGTGCCCTCTCCCAGGCGCTGGGAGTCCGAGCTCAGACTGGCTTCAGCTGACAGCGGCTCCGTGCTCATGAAGCTGTGTCTGCGGCAGAGCGAGAGCTGGTGCGCCGGTAGAGGAAGCCCTTCTTCCCCAGGACGACCCGCTCTCAGGCCCAAGCCCCACCTGGCTGGGGCTTACCTCCGGTAGAGCTTGGAGTTGCTGGCGCCCTCGGCCCCATTAAGCGTTCCCAGTGAGGGCCATTGATTGACCAGGGGTGTAGTGAGCTCCTTGGaaccctgggccagaggggcgTGGTCACTGGGGATCAGACCTgtcctgggagggggaggaggagtcaGGCCTGGCTGGAAGTAGGAGAAGTGAGGAAGGGAGATTCAGCAAGGGGATGAGGGAGGGGTCAGGAATGAAATCTGAGCGGCAAAAATGGGGATATGGTGTTGGGGTCAGTGGGCCAGATCCCGGGAGGAAGTGGAGGTGGTACTGGGGTGGAGGGGTGACAGGGATTCGTGCACAAATATTGGGAGTTGGAGGGAATGGTGCAGTGTTGTTGGGGTCAGCTGGGGTGATGGGGACGTCAGTGGAGGATAGTGTGGGAATCCCTGAAGGGTAAGATCTTCTTGGGGATCTTGCCGCAAGATCAGGGTGGTGGAAAGGCGTAGAGAAGAAGTGTTACAGGGATCGGCAGGGGTGAGGTCAGGGGTCACGGCGGGTGATGACGGTCAGTGAGCCTGTGGTGCAGGTGAGTGAGGCGATGAATGCAATCGTGTTGAAGGTTGCAGAGCAACACCGCAGGTCCTTGTGAGTGACGTGGGGTCCCTGCAGTAAGGTTGGATGGCCACTCTAGCTGAAGATAACTGAAGGTGAAGGGTGGGCTCTGGCTGTTGGAAGTCACTGGATCTTATGCTGGGGGCAATGTTAGAAGATCATTGTGGGCATCTCGGGGTGGGGCTGGCTGGATCAGAGGGTTGATGCTGGAGAGGTGGGTGCTCGTGTCGGGTGATGTTAGAGTCGATGGAAGTGAAGATGGGGTTCACCCGGTGATGTGGTCGGGGCGgcgggggtcaggggttagggcaGGCCGTGCGCTCACAGCTGCTCCTGCAGCTCCAGGATCACGCCTTCCAGCTCCCGTTTCTCGCGCTGGTTCTGCGCCGCCGCCTCCTCCAGCTGCAGCTGAAGCCGCCGGTTCTCCGCCTCCAGGTCCTTCAGCTGCGACTCGCGCAGACGCACCAGCTCCTCCAGGTAGCCCTGCGGGGCGCCGGCTCAGCCCGGGCGGCTGGGAGGACGTCCCGGCCGCGGCCCCcatccccgccccgccccgggaTGCCCGGATACCCCGCCCGGCCCGCCCGCCCCCCGGGCCCGCCGGCGTCGCGCACCTTCTGCGCGTAGACGATGCGGAACTTCTGCTCCATCTTGTGCCACTTGCTGTACCAGCTGTCCTCGTCGGTGACGAGCGGCAGGTACGGGTGCTCGGGCGAGTTGTCCTCGCTCGTGCTGCTCTCGGCGCTGTGCCGCTCCTCCTCGTCCGTCAGGTAGTCGTAGCTTGGGAGAGGGAGCAGTGGGCACGGCCGGTCCCGCCCCTCCCCCCGCGCGTCTGCGCTGGCCGCCGAGGGCGGTGGGACCAGGACGTCCCCAGGATGTCCCGAGGCCCCGTCCCCCGCCCCGCCGCAGTCATGGAGCCGCTCACCTCTGCGTGAACTTTAGGTAGGGCGTGTAATCGATGACCACGGGGGTCTTCCCGTCCAGGACTTCCCCCTTTAgacagaagctgaggcagaggagCCACAGGGTTGGAGGTGGGTGTGAGGGGTTGGGGTAGGACATTtatgggggaaacagcccccTCCACCACTGCCGTCAGGCAGACCCCACCTGAAGTCGATGGCGCTCAGTCCGATCAGCATTCCGGTGAGGATGGTGGCTTCATCCCGCAGCATGATGGCTCCAGAGTCATAGAACCGTCTGTGGGGAGGCAGAGGGCCTGAGGGTGCAGCAGGCCCCTGgagcgcccccccccccccacccagaGCTGCTATTGTTGGCTTACTGCCACCCCATCCTGAAGGAAGGCCAATTCTCCTTCCTGATCTGCACGCAGGCCTGGAGCCTCTCTCCCCCTTCAGCCTGGGGCTCGCACCTGTGGCCCCATCACCTAGAATGGGTGTTCCCTGAGCCAACTCCTCCCTCTGACCTACCCCTTCCTCATCAAGTACTGGGTTACCCAGATCCTTCATATCAGGAAGCAAGTCTTAATCATTAGTGCTTGGTATACAGTAGGTGCGCAAAAAACGTGTTAACTTGAAACGTGTAGACTGAGGAATGGAATTCAGTAAAAACATCAGGCTGGGTATGGCCAATTGGGATGGGGAGGTATATGCCCCCCGCCACAACCAGACAGCTTCAGATGCACCTGCCCACACAGGCACACTCCTCCTTGTAACCCCTTGCCTCAGGCACCCAACCTCCCTGTGAACCCACAGTGCAGGGATTGAACTCCCCATATAAGGACTCTGTGTCCGTGAATAGCAAGTACAGAACTGCTTTCGTTGTTTGGAGAGACAGAAGGGCTGTGTTGTAGATCATGGAGCAAGCCAACACTTGAGATGGTGCATGGCTGAGGCTCATCCAGAGGTGTGCAAGGGTGGAGCGTGCTGGGCATTGATGGCGAATAATGGGCATTAGATTTGACTTgcaagtggtggtggtggtggtggtaaaagTTTGTCCtggggccaggagcggtggctcatgcctgtaatcccagcactttgggaggccaaggcgggaggatcacctgaggttgggagtttgagaccagcctgaccaacacggagaaactaaaaatacaaaattagctgggcatggtggcgtatgcctgtaatcccagctactcaggaggctgaggcaggagaatcgcttgaacccaggaggcggaggttgcagtgagccgagatcgcgccatcgcactccagcctgggcaacaagagcgaaactcctcctcaaaaaaaaaaaaaaagagttcgtCCTGGGACTGCAGGCCAGGCTGGAAGAGGGAAATCAGCCATGCGTGCTGGTGCTGGGACTTGTAGTCCAGGAACTGAAGGATGCTGCAGGAACTTAAGGATCAGCTGTGTTTGGGCAATGCAGGTGCACCCTGAGACCTGTGGTCTGAGTTGCCTGGGAAGTCTGACCTGGTGGTCCGGGTGTCACGCAGAGCCGTGGTGATGTATTCTGACATGCGCTTCTCCATCAGTGCCACCCGGATCCATGCCCGGCCCTGGAAATCATGTTCACCTTTACTTGCTGCCCCAGAGGGACTCATGTGTCCAGCATCAGGTGTGGGCCCTTCTCCCCTGGGCTGTGGACAGGGGGCAAAAACCAAGAAACAGGCAGGCCCCCTGTGTCCAGAGCAGAGAGCAGTTGCTTGCTTCAGGCCCCTCACCTTGGCCCGGGCTGTGCTGATGTTCTCCATGTTCTCGATGCTGCTCACACAGTTGTTGGGCACTTTGCTGCAGGCCAGCCGGATATAGTCCCAGAAGCCCCGCTGCCCGTCTGAGCTGAACCAGCTCACTGGACCTGCTGGGGCACAGGCTGAgccagggcagggagggggctCAGCAAGACCAGGGAGTTTGGAGAGGGTCCATGTAGTGAGGCACTCACATGCATAAGCATAAGCAGCCTCCTCCCACAAAGatctgtgcacacacatgcacgtgtgCAGTGGGCACCCCAGCATATCGCTTGCCCATGATGGGGATTGTAGGCCAAAggcctctccctcttcccagatCTGTACACAAGCTTCTGTGCATGGCCCAGAATAGGGGCCAGGGTCAATGAGGGGGTTCAGAGTCCATGGAGTATATCAGAAAGAGGTGGCTGGGAGCTAAAGGTTGGGAGTTGGGGAGGGACcgctgggggaggggcactggGCCCACCTTTGAAGCGGTGGCTGAGGATCTGCTCTAAAATGGCTGCAAAATTGACAAACTCCTCCGATGAGTCATCGATGGGCTCCGCTGTGTACTTCTCCAGCAGCGTTTTCACAGAGAACCTGGGCGTTGAGGTGGGGAGATGGGGCAGTGGGGTGTCAGGTGAGGAAACAGGTGAtggagggagagacagggagcAACCGGCAGAGAAGAAAGAGGTCAGGAAGGGCATGGATGTGGTGGGCGGCAGAGCAAGTGGGGAGACAGGCAAGACTACAGTGACCATAGAGGTACCGTGTCATGTGGAGTGAGAGGGTGGCAGATGGGGAGGAAGGGTGACAGGTGGGAGACTGATTGACAAAGTGGGTGACAGGAGAGGTGACAGCCAGAGAAAGGAAGCTTCAGGAGCAAGGGGTGAGAGGGACTGAAAAAATAGGAAGATGAGGCACAAGCCGGGGGCGGTCCCGGAGCCCCTTCCCCCTAGACCACCCTTCAGGGTCTGTGTGTGCGAGGCCTGGGTCAACTAGGTGTTAGAAGCCAGTGTGTGCCCCACCCTGAGCTGTCTTCTGTGATTGCTGGAGCAACCTTCAGTCCCTTTTGGGGATGGGGGTCACCTGTACCAGGGCATGTGAGTTGGCACTGTGCACATGGAGTGTGGGCATGCGCAGGTGGCCAGGTGGGCTCCCAGCACACAGATACCcccttctcccctttccttcccggcttggcctcccacacACCAGCTGCCCAGAACCAGGCAGTGCAGAGctgggcgggggtggggtggggaggtgtgGGGTATGGGCCTGACACAGACACTGGGCAGGAGGGGGCATTGGCAGCAGATCCCTGGAAGGGGCTTGGGGGCCTGGCTTCTTTGGGAGGAAGGGACTAAGGGAAGCCTGTGGGGCTGAAGGAGTGAAGCCATGCAGTGCCCCCTCTCCAATCCTGTCTAAGCCTCAGGCTCCCTCTGCAGTCACTACCCCTGCAATCTCCCCCTGCCATCCCTGCAATGGAGTAGGGCAGGGATGAGGACACAGTTCCTAACATCCCATGATTTCCCTGCGGTGGGTGGCAGAGCAGGGGCGGGGTGtccagggaaatgggagctgcTTGGAAATGtccttttcttcttatatttgtCAAGCCCTATAATGTGGCAAGCACAGTACTTTGCATGCATTCCCTTACCCATGCTCAGCCCTGAAAGGTAGGTCCTCTTATTATTActctcatccccattttacaggtagagAAATTGATGGTCCAAGAGGTTGACTGATCTGTTCAGAGTCATATGGCTTATGAGTAGTCAAGCAGGTATGTCTGATTCTGATTCTGAAGCTTCTGCTCTTTCTGCTACATCTGTGGCCTCCTGGCAGCTGTTGTGATGACCAAGGCCTGGAGCAGCCCCTGCTCCACCGCCCTTTGTCCTCTACTCTGCAAGTCTCCAGCCTTGGACCACTGACCTCTGCGGCTCTCAGGCCAATTGCACAGGTGAGCTCTCGTCCCCCTTCCTTTTGAACTTGGAGTTGATCTGCCTTGAGATCAGAGCCAGGTCAGTCTTGGGGTTGCACTAGAGGGAGGCAGCctgctggattcaaatcctgtttCCCTGTGACACTCACGTGGCCTTGGGCCCCTCTGTGAGTCCCTTCTTGTCAAATGCAAATGGGAACAATCGTACCTGCCTCATTACATTTTGGTTGAGAGCCCAGGCAGGGTTGGGAGAAGGTAGGTGCCTAGGGCCACTGGGCAGGGATGGTGAGGAGCGGGGTCGTGGCTGGGAAGGCTGGCCCTGCTGAGAGCCAGCCTGTGTTTGGGGCATTATTCCAGCTTCACTATGCGCACCCTCCTGCCAGCTTGATTTCTCCTGGTCATCTGGGTCAGGCCATGATGGGGCCTGGACTGGGTTCAGCATGGCAGCCATATGGTATCTGTCTTCAGGGGTGCCGCAGAGGTGGTCATTGTCCCCGGGAGCCCTGTGGTGTGCTCCCTGATAGGAGATGCAGTGGCTGCTGCAGGTTACCATGGAGACAGGGAGGCCAGGGCCCAGGGGAGCCCATGGCCTGCTAAAGGGAGCTGTTCTGGGAGCTGGAGGCAAACCATGTGACAGTGATGAGGCAGTAGGGGCCTGGGGGTTACTGAGCCTTTGTTATATCCCTGACCCCCCAAAACTCTATCCTTCCCTCCCAGCTCTAAGCCACCTTCAGCCCTTCAACTTCTCCTTCTCTGGCCTATGTCAAGGAGAGTTCCCTCATTCCCCCCATGTACTCAAGATGCTCAGCTACCttggcaggcaagagaaaaagaggaacctAGCAGGTAGACAGCAGAGAGGGACAGGAAGAGCGTCGTTAGGACAGGGCTCtttctgtgtgccagacactgagctAGGCTCCTACAAGGATGGTGCCATTTTCATTCTTTGGTGTGGCTGTGACatctaaaatggggatgatgggGCACCCAAGGCCCAGAGTGGTTAAGAGACCTCCCCAAGGTGGCACAGCTAAAGCTGATGGAGTAAGAGCTTGAACCTAGGACCTTCTGGCCCCAAGGACAGAAATCTTTGTTTTATAACACActggcaggggttgggggaaatGAGGGTAAAGGCAGTGCCCTGCACTGTGGGCTGGGCCATTGCTACACTCTCTCCTTCCTTAACATTCCAGGCATTTCTGCAGAGGTCTGATGTGCacagcactgtgctgggcactagTGCTGGGAGACAGATGCAGTGTGGTTGAGTGCGTGCCCAGGAACCCGGAAGGAGCTATGGGAGCCAGGAGCCAGGGCATCAGGTGGGCACTAGTGGGCCTCAGGGCATCGGGTGGGCTTCAGCAGAGCTGAGGCCTATGTGGCAGGCAGGTGGGGCTGGCGAGGGAAGAGTGAGCCCTGCCCCCAGGAGCACCCTGCCCTGAGGGGGCAACACCTGATAGGCATGGGGGCCAGGGGAGGTTGCAGCTGACAGGGGATCCCAGCACCAGAGGAGAGTGCAGGTGTGGGCTGCAGGGGGAGTGGCTGAGCAGCTGGCCATGCCCTGGTTTTgggacagggcagggcagggagggtgaGTCACTGCAGGTTGAAGTGGACAGGATCACTTCCTGGGCCCCGCAATCGCGGAGAATCTTCCCAACCCTGCAACCGTTCCACCCTCAGAGACCAGTGGCCCTGCCCTCCCGATCTTCTCCCCTTGAACCTGGAACCCAGGCTCTTGGTCCTTCCCACGTCTTGGGTGGTGCCCCTCACCCTTCCCTGGAAGGATTCATGGGCTCTGCCCCCATGCCCAATTGACCCTGCCCATCCCTGCTCCAGAATCTGAGCATTGGAGAACCCCACCCCAGAGAGGTCAGTTTGACATGGGTGCCAATGAGGGTATGCTTGGAGGGCATTCATCCCCCCACGGGGTCCCCTCTGTCCATCCCGCCCCATTCCCAGCAAGGGAGCCAGCCatccccacccccttccccctCACACAGTGTCACTTCCTGGTTCTCACAGGAAGCTACAGTACCAATTAAACACCCCTCACCCCCCAGGCCCAGGCCCGGGCATAGGCTTGGCTTGGCCTAGAAGGGTAGGGACCAGACTGCAGCCTCCCTCTGGGTTCTGGGCCTGGGAGGGAC contains the following coding sequences:
- the SLC25A39 gene encoding probable mitochondrial glutathione transporter SLC25A39 isoform X2 encodes the protein MADQDPAGISPLQQMVASGAGAVVTSLFMTPLDVVKVRLQSQRPSMASELMPSSRLWSLSYTKLPFSLQSTGKCLLYCNGVLEPLYLCPNGARCATWFQDPTRFTGTMDAFVKIVRHEGTRTLWSGLPATLVMTVPATAIYFTAYDQLKAFLCGRALTSDLYAPMVAGALARLGTVTVISPLELMRTKLQAQHVSYRELGACVRTAVAQGGWRSLWLGWGPTALRDVPFSALYWFNYELVKSWLNGLRPKDQTSVGMSFVAGGISGTVAAVLTLPFDVVKTQRQVALGAMEAVRVNPLHVDSTWLLLQRIRAESGTKGLFAGFLPRIIKAAPSCAIMISTYEFGKSFFQRLNQDRLLGG
- the SLC25A39 gene encoding probable mitochondrial glutathione transporter SLC25A39 isoform X4, coding for MADQDPAGISPLQQMVASGAGAVVTSLFMTPLDVVKVRLQSQRPSMASELMPSSRLWSLSYTKWKCLLYCNGVLEPLYLCPNGARCATWFQDPTRFTGTMDAFVKIVRHEGTRTLWSGLPATLVMTVPATAIYFTAYDQLKAFLCGRALTSDLYAPMVAGALARLGTVTVISPLELMRTKLQAQHVSYRELGACVRTAVAQGGWRSLWLGWGPTALRDVPFSALYWFNYELVKSWLNGLRPKDQTSVGMSFVAGGISGTVAAVLTLPFDVVKTQRQVALGAMEAVRVNPLHVDSTWLLLQRIRAESGTKGLFAGFLPRIIKAAPSCAIMISTYEFGKSFFQRLNQDRLLGG
- the SLC25A39 gene encoding probable mitochondrial glutathione transporter SLC25A39 isoform X9, whose translation is MVSWSLCTCAQMVPAVPPGFKTLPASLAPWVMTVPATAIYFTAYDQLKAFLCGRALTSDLYAPMVAGALARLGTVTVISPLELMRTKLQAQHVSYRELGACVRTAVAQGGWRSLWLGWGPTALRDVPFSALYWFNYELVKSWLNGLRPKDQTSVGMSFVAGGISGTVAAVLTLPFDVVKTQRQVALGAMEAVRVNPLHVDSTWLLLQRIRAESGTKGLFAGFLPRIIKAAPSCAIMISTYEFGKSFFQRLNQDRLLGG
- the SLC25A39 gene encoding probable mitochondrial glutathione transporter SLC25A39 isoform X3 yields the protein MADQDPAGISPLQQMVASGAGAVVTSLFMTPLDVVKVRLQSQRPSMASELMPSSRLWSLSYTKWKCLLYCNGVLEPLYLCPNGARCATWFQDPTRFTGTMDAFVKIVRHEGTRTLWSGLPATLVMTVPATAIYFTAYDQLKAFLCGRALTSDLYAPMVAGALARLGTVTVISPLELMRTKLQAQHVSYRELGACVRTAVAQGGWRSLWLGWGPTALRDVPFSVHPSPQALYWFNYELVKSWLNGLRPKDQTSVGMSFVAGGISGTVAAVLTLPFDVVKTQRQVALGAMEAVRVNPLHVDSTWLLLQRIRAESGTKGLFAGFLPRIIKAAPSCAIMISTYEFGKSFFQRLNQDRLLGG
- the SLC25A39 gene encoding probable mitochondrial glutathione transporter SLC25A39 isoform X1, with product MADQDPAGISPLQQMVASGAGAVVTSLFMTPLDVVKVRLQSQRPSMASELMPSSRLWSLSYTKLPFSLQSTGKCLLYCNGVLEPLYLCPNGARCATWFQDPTRFTGTMDAFVKIVRHEGTRTLWSGLPATLVMTVPATAIYFTAYDQLKAFLCGRALTSDLYAPMVAGALARLGTVTVISPLELMRTKLQAQHVSYRELGACVRTAVAQGGWRSLWLGWGPTALRDVPFSVHPSPQALYWFNYELVKSWLNGLRPKDQTSVGMSFVAGGISGTVAAVLTLPFDVVKTQRQVALGAMEAVRVNPLHVDSTWLLLQRIRAESGTKGLFAGFLPRIIKAAPSCAIMISTYEFGKSFFQRLNQDRLLGG
- the SLC25A39 gene encoding probable mitochondrial glutathione transporter SLC25A39 isoform X6, whose translation is MADQDPAGISPLQQMVASGAGAVVTSLFMTPLDVVKVRLQSQRPSMASVPFSLQSTGKCLLYCNGVLEPLYLCPNGARCATWFQDPTRFTGTMDAFVKIVRHEGTRTLWSGLPATLVMTVPATAIYFTAYDQLKAFLCGRALTSDLYAPMVAGALARLGTVTVISPLELMRTKLQAQHVSYRELGACVRTAVAQGGWRSLWLGWGPTALRDVPFSALYWFNYELVKSWLNGLRPKDQTSVGMSFVAGGISGTVAAVLTLPFDVVKTQRQVALGAMEAVRVNPLHVDSTWLLLQRIRAESGTKGLFAGFLPRIIKAAPSCAIMISTYEFGKSFFQRLNQDRLLGG
- the SLC25A39 gene encoding probable mitochondrial glutathione transporter SLC25A39 isoform X7, with translation MADQDPAGISPLQQMVASGAGAVVTSLFMTPLDVVKVRLQSQRPSMASGKCLLYCNGVLEPLYLCPNGARCATWFQDPTRFTGTMDAFVKIVRHEGTRTLWSGLPATLVMTVPATAIYFTAYDQLKAFLCGRALTSDLYAPMVAGALARLGTVTVISPLELMRTKLQAQHVSYRELGACVRTAVAQGGWRSLWLGWGPTALRDVPFSVHPSPQALYWFNYELVKSWLNGLRPKDQTSVGMSFVAGGISGTVAAVLTLPFDVVKTQRQVALGAMEAVRVNPLHVDSTWLLLQRIRAESGTKGLFAGFLPRIIKAAPSCAIMISTYEFGKSFFQRLNQDRLLGG
- the SLC25A39 gene encoding probable mitochondrial glutathione transporter SLC25A39 isoform X8, yielding MADQDPAGISPLQQMVASGAGAVVTSLFMTPLDVVKVRLQSQRPSMASGKCLLYCNGVLEPLYLCPNGARCATWFQDPTRFTGTMDAFVKIVRHEGTRTLWSGLPATLVMTVPATAIYFTAYDQLKAFLCGRALTSDLYAPMVAGALARLGTVTVISPLELMRTKLQAQHVSYRELGACVRTAVAQGGWRSLWLGWGPTALRDVPFSALYWFNYELVKSWLNGLRPKDQTSVGMSFVAGGISGTVAAVLTLPFDVVKTQRQVALGAMEAVRVNPLHVDSTWLLLQRIRAESGTKGLFAGFLPRIIKAAPSCAIMISTYEFGKSFFQRLNQDRLLGG